One window of Penaeus chinensis breed Huanghai No. 1 chromosome 34, ASM1920278v2, whole genome shotgun sequence genomic DNA carries:
- the LOC125043888 gene encoding nicotinamide riboside kinase 2-like — translation MAAPEPRPPATPRPRRWRLVGISGASGGGKTTLARRLLSALPTTAAYLSQDQYILPDAHPAHPPAPPPLPGLNKDTLRSVDVARMEADVRRFLAAEAPAFEPEDAPFLAERRAFVGSALAVPNPFVGRRREAVGLPPVLILEGFLLFGHGFLATACDLRFFLTLTKEQCRARRGRRGFSTSAMGSGEYFEACVWPAYESYLKEVAADVKGVQFLDGAAPPDALFQEVFESVMELLQSPEEAEEGNA, via the coding sequence ATGGCCGCCCCTGAGCCGCGCCCCCCCGCGACGCCCCGGCCGCGGCGCTGGAGGCTGGTGGGCATCTCGGGCGCGTCGGGCGGCGGCAAGACCACGCTGGCGCGGCGGCTGCTGTCCGCGCTGCCGACGACGGCGGCCTACCTGAGCCAGGACCAGTACATCCTGCCcgacgcccaccccgcccacccgccgGCGCCGCCCCCGCTGCCGGGCCTCAACAAGGACACCCTCCGCAGCGTGGACGTCGCCAGGATGGAGGCGGACGTGCGGCGGTTCCTGGCGGCGGAGGCGCCGGCGTTCGAGCCCGAGGACGCGCCCTTCCTGGCCGAGCGGAGGGCCTTCGTCGGGTCTGCGCTCGCGGTCCCGAACCCGTTCGTCGGGCGGCGGCGGGAGGCGGTGGGCCTGCCGCCGGTGCTCATCCTCGAGGGCTTCCTGCTCTTCGGCCACGGCTTCCTCGCGACGGCGTGCGACCTGCGCTTCTTCCTCACGCTGACGAAGGAGCAGTGCCGGGCGCGGCGCGGTCGGAGGGGCTTCTCGACGTCGGCCATGGGCAGCGGCGAGTACTTCGAGGCGTGCGTGTGGCCCGCCTACGAGAGCTACCTGAAGGAGGTCGCGGCGGACGTCAAGGGCGTGCAGTTCCTTGACGGCGCCGCCCCGCCCGACGCCCTCTTCCAGGAGGTCTTCGAGAGCGTCATGGAGCTCCTTCAGTCgccggaggaggcggaggaaggcaaTGCTTGA